One window of Novosphingobium sp. 9U genomic DNA carries:
- a CDS encoding Ppx/GppA family phosphatase encodes MIGNGPQGSPLGEYVGGKRAIIDIGSNTVRLVVYNGPPRAPVVILNEKVSAKLGKDLSKNGLLSAKSMHTALAALARFAAMLELLGIDDVDCVATAASRDAQNGPEFLASVRRLGLSPRLLTGEEEARASASGVMAAFPGARGIVGDLGGGSLELVAIDGETCKGGITLPFGTLRLPDLRAGGPVRFASAVRDGLARADFSSAAGQPLYIVGGSWRALALQAMHDIDWPLDDPHDFELAPDVALRMCRQLEKSKPEKADPRISSSRLASLPDAAALLGQLVERLSPSRIVFSSWGLREGLVFARLDAATRAQDPMLAGVEGFARSASVDPQHAAAVARWTAAMCDQDPQDTNLRLASTMLALAAMRTEPNLRAQEAMSWALRKRWVGINARGRAMMAMCVFANSGLTEVPATFARLASPEDLRAAVGWGLGVRLCRRLTGCADKALALTALRREGGELVLALEEPVAALYTNTAAKDLKHLAEWTGLECRVKTSADA; translated from the coding sequence GGCAATGGCCCACAGGGCAGCCCCCTGGGCGAATACGTGGGCGGCAAGCGCGCCATCATCGACATCGGCTCGAACACGGTCCGGCTCGTCGTCTACAACGGGCCGCCGCGTGCGCCGGTGGTGATCCTGAACGAGAAGGTCAGCGCCAAGCTCGGCAAGGACCTGAGCAAGAATGGCCTGTTGTCGGCCAAGTCGATGCACACCGCGCTTGCCGCACTCGCGCGGTTCGCTGCCATGCTCGAGCTGCTGGGCATCGACGACGTCGATTGCGTCGCCACCGCTGCCAGCCGTGATGCGCAGAACGGGCCGGAGTTCCTGGCTTCGGTGCGCCGGCTCGGCCTCTCGCCACGGCTGCTGACGGGCGAGGAGGAGGCGCGGGCGAGCGCTTCGGGCGTCATGGCCGCCTTCCCGGGCGCGAGGGGCATTGTCGGGGACCTGGGCGGCGGCAGCCTGGAACTCGTCGCCATCGATGGCGAGACCTGCAAGGGCGGCATAACCCTGCCCTTCGGCACCTTGCGTCTGCCCGACTTGCGTGCGGGTGGTCCCGTCCGGTTCGCAAGCGCGGTGCGCGACGGTCTGGCGCGCGCTGATTTCTCCTCCGCCGCGGGCCAGCCGCTCTACATCGTGGGCGGTTCGTGGCGAGCCTTGGCGCTTCAGGCGATGCACGACATCGATTGGCCGCTCGACGATCCGCACGACTTCGAACTCGCGCCCGACGTGGCGCTGCGGATGTGCCGCCAGCTGGAGAAGAGCAAGCCCGAGAAGGCCGACCCGCGCATCTCCAGCTCCCGCCTCGCCAGCCTGCCGGACGCTGCCGCCCTGCTGGGGCAATTGGTCGAGCGGCTCTCGCCATCGCGCATTGTGTTCTCCTCGTGGGGCCTGCGCGAAGGGCTGGTGTTCGCTCGGCTCGACGCTGCCACCCGCGCGCAGGACCCCATGCTGGCCGGCGTCGAGGGTTTCGCCCGCTCCGCTTCGGTCGATCCGCAGCATGCCGCCGCCGTGGCGCGCTGGACCGCGGCAATGTGCGACCAGGACCCGCAGGATACAAACCTGCGCCTCGCCTCGACCATGCTGGCGCTCGCCGCGATGCGTACCGAACCCAACTTGCGCGCGCAGGAGGCGATGTCCTGGGCGCTGCGTAAGCGGTGGGTCGGCATCAACGCCCGAGGCCGCGCAATGATGGCGATGTGCGTTTTCGCCAACTCCGGCCTGACCGAAGTGCCCGCCACCTTCGCCCGCCTCGCCTCGCCCGAGGACTTGCGCGCGGCAGTCGGCTGGGGGCTCGGCGTGCGCCTGTGCCGCCGCCTGACCGGTTGTGCCGACAAGGCGCTCGCGCTTACTGCGCTACGCCGCGAGGGCGGGGAACTGGTGCTGGCTTTGGAGGAACCGGTGGCGGCGCTCTACACCAACACTGCCGCCAAGGACCTCAAGCACCTGGCCGAGTGGACCGGCCTGGAGTGCCGCGTGAAGACCAGCGCCGACGCCTGA